The DNA window TCGACCGCGTCTCCCACGGCGAAGATGTCCGGGTGGCTGGTGCGCATGTGTTCGTCGACGCGGATCCCGCCGCGTGCGCCGATCTCGAGCCCGGCGTCCTTCGCCAGAGTCGTCTCGGGTCGCACGCCGATGCCGAGCACGACAATGTCGGCTAGGAAAACCTTTCCCGATTGTGTGTGGACCTCGAGCGAGCCGTCCGCCGCCGGCTGGAAGGAGGCCGCCCCATCGGAGAGGACGAGGCGGACGCCGTGTTTCTCCATATGGCGCTCGACGTAGCGTGCCATCTCCGGGTCGATCGGGTCCACGAGCTGTGCGCCGCGCTCAACCAGCGTCACCTCAAGCTCCTGATGGATGAGGTTCTCCGCCATCTCCAGGCCGATGAACCCGCCGCCGACGACTACCGCCCGCAGTGTGGGCTTGACCGTCTGGAATCCGGTGTAGGTGTGCATGCCTGAGGCGTGGGTCTTGCGTTCCTCGATCCAGCCGCGGATCTCCCGGGCGTCGGGTACGGTGCGAACGGAAAAGACACCCGGCAGATCGATCCCGGGCAGGGGAGGACGGATCGGCGCCGCGCCCGGCGAGAGTACTAACTTGTCGTACGCCTCGTGGGTCACCTCACCGGTTGCGACGCTGCGCAACTCTACAGTTCTCTTCTCGGGCGAGATCTTCGTCACCTCGCAGCCGGTGCGTGCATCGATGGCATACAGCGTGCGGAATGCCTGCTCGTTCGCCACCAGCAGGCTCGACTCCTTCTCGATCACGCCCCCGACGTGGTAGGGTAGCCCGCAATTGGCATACGAAACGTAGGGTCCGCGTTCCACCATGACGATCTCGGCGGTTTCGTCGAGCCGGCGCAGGCGCGCCGCACACGACGCGCCGCCTGCCACTCCACCGACAATGATGACCTTCAAGAGAGTCCCTCCCGTCTGCCCGCCGTGTGTCGCGACATTCCCTGCCTTCTCGAAGTCCGCCCGTTCCCTAGAACCACGAGGCAAGTCTTGCGCCTTCTTTTCCGGGCTGGTGTTCTTACGGTCCCGAAGCTGACGCAGACTTGCGTCAGCTGATCTTCTTCAATGAAAGCGAAACGACCCAAAGTCACACTTCCCCCTCGCGGGTGATTTCAGCAGTCGCATCAGAACAATCGCTCTGTCGCTCGGCGTCGTTGGCTTGCGAATGGTGAATCTTCAACGTTGGTCGTCCTGGGCATTCCGGCTGACCTCGTGGCTCCTTGCATGGCCTCAATTGCCTCTCAGGCAAGAGCTTTCACCGGGACCTGGGCAGACTCAGGCGTCGGCGCGGCTTTCATTGGGTTGGGGACCCCAGACGAGAACGGCAACAAGGACGCCCGCACTGCGGGCGGCGCGAGCTGTCTTCAATGATCTCCGATGCACCCTTACTTGCCCCTCCATCATGGGCTTGCCTCTATCTCCCGCCGTCCACTCACCGACGAGGCTACGACTGCCCGAATCGTGCGTGATACGCCACGACCGCAGCCCTCACCGAGGGATAGATATTCTCCTTGCCAAACCGTTTCATCAATCCGGTGACCTGAAGCAATTCACGCAGCGGTCCGTTTGCGCGGGCAACCCACAATTCGACACCGAGCCGATCGAGATCGGCATCCAGCGTCTCCAGCGCTTCCGCCGCGGTCGAATCGAAATCGCTGATGGCCTCGGCATCGAGAATGACGCAGCGAAGCCCAGTCCCGGCGCTGGCGACGAGCGCCTCCATCCGCTCGGTGAAGAAGGCGGCGTTGGCAAACACGAGCGGCGCGTCAAACCGATAGACAATCAGCCCCGGCTCGGTCAGCGCCGTCTCCGTATCGGTGACGCCGCGATAGACCGTGCCCCCGCTTGCATCCAGATCGTCCAGCAGCGCATCGTGGGGTCGCGAAATGCGAGCGATGACATTGATCAAGGACAGCGTGACCGCCACCAGAACGCCCTGTAGAATCCCGAGGGTCAGCACGCCGAATGCGGCCACCACCGCCAGCCAGAATTCGGCCCGCCGCACCTGCCGCAGGAAGCGAAAGGCCGCCAAATCCAGCAGGCTGAGCGAGGCAATGATGATGATGGCCCCTAGGACGACCGTGGGGAGCGGGGCGAGCCACGGCGTGAGGAACAGAAGGAAGACGATCGTGAGGGCGGCAGCCAGGAGTCCGACCCATTGCGATTTGCCGCCCATCTGATCGGAGACGGCGGTGCGCGAGCCACTGGTGGCGGCGGGAAACCCTGTCAGGAAGCCAGCCGCGATGTTGGCGGCGCCGATGCCCAAGAACTCCTGATTGGCGTTGATCTTCTGGCTGTGCCTGGCTGCGAAGACGCGGGCGGTGAGGACCTCGTCGGCGTAGATTAGGATCGTTAGGGCAAAGGCGCCAGGAAGCAGCGCAAAGAGATCCTGCAGCTGGACGGCGGGGATCGTCAGGTGTGGGAGTCCGGCGGGTACCGGACCAACGACTGCCACCCCCATGGCCTCGAGGTTGAAGACGGCCGAGGCCACGATGGCGACGACGACCACGATGAGAGCCCCGGGCAGGGCGGGATTCACCCGGCGCATGAGAAGCAGCGCCGCCATACTGACAATGCCGATGACCATGGTCAGCAGGTGGGTTTCATCCAGGCGGCTGATCAGCTCCGCAATCTGGCGGAAGAAGGCGTCGCTCTCGAGCTTGATGCCAAACATCTTCCCCAGCTGGCTGCCCATCACGATGAGCGTCGTGCCGAAGATGTAGCCGACGAGGATCGGCTTGGACAGGAAGTCGGTGATGAAGCCCAGTCGAGCCAGTCCGCCGAGCAGGGCCAGAATGCCCACCAGGATGGCGGTCATGGCGGCCAGGGCGGCATAGCGCGCCGGATCCCCGCCGGCCAGCGGGGCCACGGCGGCCGCGGTCATGATGGCGGTGGTCGCTTCGGGACCCATGATCAGCTGACGTGAAGTGCCGAACAGCGCGTATAAGACCATGGCGCCGAGGGCGACATACAGCCCGGCGACGGGAGTGACCCCGGCTAGCTCGCCATAGGCCATTGCCGAGGGCACCAGCACCGCAAACACCGTCACGGCCGCGATCATTTCGGTGCGGAGCAGGGCGGGAGCGAAGCCTTTCACGAGGGCAAGACCGGGAACGAACCGTGAAAGGCCTTTGGATGTCGGGTTGGGATCTCGCACTAGGCACCTGTTGCGGAATCCGAGCTACTGGGTCTCGGCGAGGGGTTGGGCGTTGTTCGCCGAACGACGGGCAGCGCGCAATCCCAGCAAGGCTGTCAGCAAGGCGCTGGCAACCACGGCTACGGCAACCGCAGGCGATGTCTCCGCCTGCACCATGGCCAACGTGAAGAGCGCCGCGAACAGAGGCGCCCTCAAAGCGGCGACGAGGGCGCCCGCCATCGTCGCCGCCACGGTGACCGCAACGGGAATCGCGGGAAACAACAGGTTCACCGCCAGGCCCAGGGCGACACTGGCAAACACGATGGGGAAGATATAGCCACCTTTCCAGCCGGTGGCCAGCAACAAGGATGTGGCGAGCAGCTTGGACAGACTCAGTACGATCAGCATCACCGCGCCGAGCTCCGCAGCCTGAGTGATCAGGTCCAAAGTTCCAGCCTCACCCGAAAAGAGCGTCAAGGGGAGGAGGGCCCCGATGATTCCCATTCCCAAGCCGCCGATCAACCCCCGCAGGACCAGACGCCCCTTCATCGGTTGGAAGAGTCGCTGCAGGCGACCAAGGGAAACCATGAAGAGCACGCCAGCCAACCCGCCAACGAGACCCAGCGGTGCTGCGTACAGCAAGTCCGCCAGCCGGGGAGTATAGGCCGGGAACTGATACAGAGTGTCGAAGAACACCCCGGTCAGCATGACGAAGACCACCGTCGCCACGGCCGAGGACAGCAGGCTGGGAAACAGAACCCAGAAATACGTCTTCTTGCCGCCGGGGCCCCCCCGTGCCGATTCCAGGCCCAACAGCGCCCCTCCGAAGGGGTTTGTGATGAAGGCGCCAAGCATCCCACTGACGCCGGAAAACCCCAGCGTGCGCGTTTCCTGGTCATCCAGTTTGAGCCGGTCAGAAAGCAGCGTGCTGATTCCGCCGCAGGCATCCGCCAACGGCGCTTCGGGTCCGAGGCTGGCGCCGCTTATGAGCGACACAAAAGCGGTGATCACGATCCCGGGTGCGTGGCGATAGTCGAACCTGCCCGTCTTGCCGAATTCCAGCATGACCTCAGCAAAGATCCCATTATGGTCGCCAAAGAGCTTGACCAGAAGCCCGACCAGCAAGCCGCCGAGGGTGCAGATGAGAAGCGTGAAGAGGCGCGGGTCTATCCCCAGGGCGAGCGCAAGTTGCTGCCACACAAGCTGCGTACCCTGATCAACGAGGGCTATGAAGCCAAAGGTGATCGAGGCGCTGACCAGGCCCAGCAGGGCGACGAGCACTAGAAGTCGGACGTAGGGTGCCGGTCGGGCTTGCGTGTCAATCATCAGTGCACCTCCTACCAGGCGTGAAGGACCGCTCGTCTGACCATTGGTCTTCCGGCTCACCCCGCACTGGCCCCGCCAGCCTGCGGCGAACTGGAGATTTTACTACAGGGACACAGGCCGTGCGGCGCCCCCAATGCGACCCAAGCTATCGGTCGCGGATCGGGACGAAGAGGACCGGTATCTTGGAGCGGGCCGAGACCTTGGGGGGGACGCTGCGCTCCCAGAAAGCCTCGCTGCCCAACGTGCCATGCACGCCCATGACAATCAGCCCGGCGCCGATCTGCGCCCCCACCTCGACGATTTGGGTCGCCGGATCCCCTCGGGCCACACTGGTCTCGACCTCTATCCGGTCCTCGCGAACTGCCCGAGCCTCATCCTCCAGATAGTTCTGCGTGTTGTCCCTGTCGATGTCCAGCATAGCCCGTGTGGCGCTGGGAAGCAAGCGTCCGGTGGCGGCCTCGTACCCTGCCAGCGTTTCGAACGTCGGGATCACCGAGAGCAGGTGGATCGGCACCCCGAACGGCTTGGCCAGCCCTGCAGCATAGGGTAGGCAACGGGCGTGTTCGGGATGGTGGTCCAGCGGCACAAGGATTCTGGTGCGAAGGAAGTCCGTCGTGCGTTCCTGAACCTCAGGACGGATGAGCAGGACCGGGGTGGTGCCCATCGCGATGACCTGCTGGGCGATCGTTCCGAATACGAGGTGGCGCGCCCCGCCGCGCCCGTGGGTGCACATCACGATCAGGTCCGGCTCGAGCTCGTCGGTGTGGTCGACGATGCTGCGCGCCACATCGTTGACTTCGGCCGAGTGGACATGCGCCCTCACGTTCAGGTGGGGCGGGAATGCCGTGCGCGCCAGCTCGGCTAGATAGGCTGTGGCCTCGTCGACGTCGCTGAGGTGGCGGTCACTGTGGATCGATTCCGGCGGCCGATGTTCGATCAGGTGGATCAGGGTGACCGAGGCCCCGAGCTGGGCCGCGACCGAAGCGGCGGGGGGAAGGGCTGCCTCCGCCAGATGGGATCCGTCGAGGGGGACGAGCACATGGCGGAACATGGACTACCTCAGGATGACGATCTGATACACGAGATACAGGTTCAGGGTGACGATCGCGGCCGCCGAGAGGCTGGCCGCAATCGTCGTCAGACGTCGATTCACGAGAATTCCCATGATGTCGCGGCGAGCAGTGAACAGCACCAGCGGGATGACGGCGAAAGGCAGGCCGAAGCTCAGCACGACCTGGCTGAGCACCAACGTTCGGGTCGGGTCCAGGCCTAGGGCGATGACGATCAGCGACGGCAGCATCGTGACCAACCTGCGGATCCAGGCCGGGATGTGCGTGTGCAGGAATCCCTGCATGATGACCTGGCCGGCCATGGTGCCGACCGAGGCGGACGAGAGTCCGGCGGCCAGGAGCGATATTCCGAATACCCAGCTGGAAGCGGGCCCCAGCAGCGGTTCCAAGGTCCGATGGGCTTCCTCGATGGTGCCGATGCTGGTCAGCCCCTGGTTGAAGAACGTGGCGGCCGCCATGATCAGCATCGCCATGTTGATCATGCCGGCAGCGCCCATGGCGATCCCCACGTCCACCGTTTCGAAGCGCAGCAGCCGCCGCTGCTGGGCCGCGTTGCGGGTGACTATGCGGTTCTGCGTGAGGGAAGAATGCAGGAAGATGGCGTGGGGCATGACGGTGGCCCCCAGGATTCCCGCCGCCAGCAGAACGCTCTCCGGTCCGGCGAAGTGCGGTACCAGCGCGTAGTGCAGGACCTGATTCCAGGCGGGGCGGTCGATCAGCGTTTCCACCAGGTAGCACGCGGCCACCACTCCG is part of the Anaerolineales bacterium genome and encodes:
- a CDS encoding FAD-dependent oxidoreductase, whose translation is MKVIIVGGVAGGASCAARLRRLDETAEIVMVERGPYVSYANCGLPYHVGGVIEKESSLLVANEQAFRTLYAIDARTGCEVTKISPEKRTVELRSVATGEVTHEAYDKLVLSPGAAPIRPPLPGIDLPGVFSVRTVPDAREIRGWIEERKTHASGMHTYTGFQTVKPTLRAVVVGGGFIGLEMAENLIHQELEVTLVERGAQLVDPIDPEMARYVERHMEKHGVRLVLSDGAASFQPAADGSLEVHTQSGKVFLADIVVLGIGVRPETTLAKDAGLEIGARGGIRVDEHMRTSHPDIFAVGDAVEVKDTVTGQWSLVALAGPANRQGRIAADVICGRDSRYRGTQGTAIIGLFGAAVAWTGASEKSLVRAGDLDYEKIYLYPNSHAGYYPGAKYLAMKVIFRKSDGRLLGVQAVGQDGVDKRIDAAAIVIQLGGTIYDLEEAELCYAPQFGSAKSPLNFAGMVAADVLNGDLPLSHWNGSGDGFLLDVRNPEELAVEHVPGAVNIPLPALRARLGELPRDREILVICRSGQRAYYATRILLQYGFQARNLSGGMLSRMNLVADENRPEVSSPRT
- a CDS encoding SulP family inorganic anion transporter produces the protein MRDPNPTSKGLSRFVPGLALVKGFAPALLRTEMIAAVTVFAVLVPSAMAYGELAGVTPVAGLYVALGAMVLYALFGTSRQLIMGPEATTAIMTAAAVAPLAGGDPARYAALAAMTAILVGILALLGGLARLGFITDFLSKPILVGYIFGTTLIVMGSQLGKMFGIKLESDAFFRQIAELISRLDETHLLTMVIGIVSMAALLLMRRVNPALPGALIVVVVAIVASAVFNLEAMGVAVVGPVPAGLPHLTIPAVQLQDLFALLPGAFALTILIYADEVLTARVFAARHSQKINANQEFLGIGAANIAAGFLTGFPAATSGSRTAVSDQMGGKSQWVGLLAAALTIVFLLFLTPWLAPLPTVVLGAIIIIASLSLLDLAAFRFLRQVRRAEFWLAVVAAFGVLTLGILQGVLVAVTLSLINVIARISRPHDALLDDLDASGGTVYRGVTDTETALTEPGLIVYRFDAPLVFANAAFFTERMEALVASAGTGLRCVILDAEAISDFDSTAAEALETLDADLDRLGVELWVARANGPLRELLQVTGLMKRFGKENIYPSVRAAVVAYHARFGQS
- a CDS encoding chloride channel protein; the encoded protein is MIDTQARPAPYVRLLVLVALLGLVSASITFGFIALVDQGTQLVWQQLALALGIDPRLFTLLICTLGGLLVGLLVKLFGDHNGIFAEVMLEFGKTGRFDYRHAPGIVITAFVSLISGASLGPEAPLADACGGISTLLSDRLKLDDQETRTLGFSGVSGMLGAFITNPFGGALLGLESARGGPGGKKTYFWVLFPSLLSSAVATVVFVMLTGVFFDTLYQFPAYTPRLADLLYAAPLGLVGGLAGVLFMVSLGRLQRLFQPMKGRLVLRGLIGGLGMGIIGALLPLTLFSGEAGTLDLITQAAELGAVMLIVLSLSKLLATSLLLATGWKGGYIFPIVFASVALGLAVNLLFPAIPVAVTVAATMAGALVAALRAPLFAALFTLAMVQAETSPAVAVAVVASALLTALLGLRAARRSANNAQPLAETQ
- a CDS encoding universal stress protein, coding for MFRHVLVPLDGSHLAEAALPPAASVAAQLGASVTLIHLIEHRPPESIHSDRHLSDVDEATAYLAELARTAFPPHLNVRAHVHSAEVNDVARSIVDHTDELEPDLIVMCTHGRGGARHLVFGTIAQQVIAMGTTPVLLIRPEVQERTTDFLRTRILVPLDHHPEHARCLPYAAGLAKPFGVPIHLLSVIPTFETLAGYEAATGRLLPSATRAMLDIDRDNTQNYLEDEARAVREDRIEVETSVARGDPATQIVEVGAQIGAGLIVMGVHGTLGSEAFWERSVPPKVSARSKIPVLFVPIRDR
- a CDS encoding Nramp family divalent metal transporter, translating into MDQEKLPHAPASGRGDEGTLKAANEVLSGKSDKGRLARLLPFLGPAFIASVAYMDPGNFATNIAAGAKYGYLLLWVVVASNLTAMLLQTLSAKLGIASGANLAEQCRTHFPRPFVLFMWVLMEIVAMATDLAEFLGAALGFNLLFGIPLWAAGLLTAVATFLILSLENYGFRPLEAVITVMVGVVAACYLVETLIDRPAWNQVLHYALVPHFAGPESVLLAAGILGATVMPHAIFLHSSLTQNRIVTRNAAQQRRLLRFETVDVGIAMGAAGMINMAMLIMAAATFFNQGLTSIGTIEEAHRTLEPLLGPASSWVFGISLLAAGLSSASVGTMAGQVIMQGFLHTHIPAWIRRLVTMLPSLIVIALGLDPTRTLVLSQVVLSFGLPFAVIPLVLFTARRDIMGILVNRRLTTIAASLSAAAIVTLNLYLVYQIVILR